The Paraburkholderia sp. D15 genome has a segment encoding these proteins:
- a CDS encoding Hsp20/alpha crystallin family protein, which translates to MSDPYFGADLLSEFESLQRQMSSLFGGFPSSIRSERLAAFPQINIGSTDNSIEIVAFAPGVNPGSLEVSIDKGLLSISGERAAAQPETGDASRRYAQERFTGAFRRVIELPQYADPDNVTARYVNGCLSVSIGKREASQPRAITVQ; encoded by the coding sequence ATGAGCGATCCCTACTTTGGAGCCGATCTTCTAAGCGAGTTTGAAAGCCTGCAACGTCAGATGTCCAGCCTGTTTGGCGGTTTCCCGTCCAGCATACGTTCCGAGCGTCTTGCCGCGTTCCCGCAGATCAATATCGGGTCGACGGACAACTCGATCGAGATCGTCGCTTTCGCACCGGGTGTCAATCCGGGAAGCCTCGAAGTTTCGATTGATAAGGGCCTGCTGAGCATCAGCGGCGAGCGGGCTGCCGCGCAGCCGGAAACCGGCGACGCTTCCCGAAGGTATGCACAGGAGCGTTTTACCGGTGCTTTCCGGCGCGTTATCGAACTGCCTCAGTACGCGGACCCGGATAACGTCACGGCCAGATACGTCAACGGCTGCTTAAGCGTAAGCATTGGAAAGCGGGAAGCGTCACAGCCGCGTGCTATCACCGTTCAGTGA